GGAATGGTGCTGTTGGTCATGGTGGAACAGCAGCTGATAGACGATTAACCGGGAAAACCCGAGAGATTATATTGACGATGTTTGTTTTTATAATATTTTTAGAGCTGCTGGATTCCATACTGCATCCATTAGTCCTTTTGCTGAACGTCACAGCATGGTGGTTTAATGCTGGTTTAAACGAAACTTATAACGTAGGTGGACAAGGCATGGAATCCGGCGAAGAAGTTATTCCTCACGCATTAGACTGGTAAGACCGAAACGGTTCAAAAGACAATTGGTATTTGCATGTTCATCTCTGGGACCCACATACACCATACCGAGTTCCAAACTCTTTTGGAGACCCTTTTAAAAACGAACCTATTGTTGATTGGATTACTAAGGATATTTTCGAACAACACAAAAAGCATGTAGGTCTCCATTCTATAATGGAAATCGGTATGTATTCAGATGATGTCGGCGGTGATTATCTCCGACAAATCGGAATGTGTGAAACAATGGAAGATTTGAAATTTTTTAAATGGGTATGATACAGGTATATTATACTCAGATTATCTTGTAGGGTAACTTTTTGACAAACTAAAATCCTTAGATCTATACAAAGATACTGCCATTATTATAACATCGGATCATGGCGAAAACATGGATGAATTAGGTATATATGCTGAACATGGCACTGCAGACCATGCTACTTGTCACATTCCTATGATCATTAAATGGCCTGGCCTAAAAAAAGGTATTGTTGATAACTCATTACATTATAGCCTTGATTTATTACCCACTATGGCCGACTTATTAAACACTAAGCATTGGAATCACTGGGATGGCTTAAGCTATAGCCAGACACTCGAAAAGGCTCTATATTAGAACTTATTATGATGGTTATCATCTATTTGAAAAAGAAATGCTTTTTAATCTTCAAAAAGATCCTTATGAACAAAGCAATATAACTTCCAACTATCCTGAAATTTGTGATAAGGCTTGCAAAATCATTTTAGATTGGCAAGATGAACAAATGATGAAAGATCCTTCCAACAAAGATCCTATGTGGACAGTGATGAGCGAAGGGGTACCTCATCATACACGAACAATTTATCTAAATATATTCAACGACTTGAAAAAACTGATCGATATAAAGGGGCTCAAACATTAAGAGAACGTTATTTGCTTGAAGATTAATTCAGCAAATCTCATATGATGCATTATCTAACTCCTGAAGTTTTTTGTAAACTTCAGGAGTTTTTCCATCTAAATCATTCAAAACATGTCTATTGCTTTGATATATTTTTTAATTTATACATAGCTTCCATAAAGTAATAATCCCCATAAATTAATGACATATATTCTAGGTCTGAATGATATGATCCTGAACAACGCGTAACGATTCCTTCTTTGTTTTTTGACCAATCACAACGTTCTTCATCAAGCGTACGTAATAATTTTATTGCCTTTTCTAAATATATCTGATTATCATTTCCGTCTAACGCTATAGCAATATCGATTAAGCCAGATGCTGCAATAGTAGCAGCAGAACTATCTTCTCGCATTGAATCATTTGCTTGTTTAAAATCTATAGGTATTATTCCGTTCTCAGGAATATTTGCCATAAAATAGTAGGCGATACGCTTCGCCATATCTAAATATTCTATTTTCTGTGTATACTTATAACTTAAAATAAATCCATATAGAGCCCATGCCTGACCACGTGTCCATGACGATCCTAGTGCATAACCTTGTCCACGATAGGTTTTTACTTTTTCTCCTGTCCAAGGATCAAAGCCTACAATATGCTCTGAAGAACCATCCTCCCGTATAAAAGATTCCATTACAGTATCTGCATGCATTATGGCAATATGCTTAAATCTTGGATCGTTTGTTTCTTCTGTAGCCCAATAAAGCAATGGAATATTCATCATACAATCAATAATTGCCCAGCCTGTCGCATCTTCATCTTTTATATCATTCCATGCTCGTATAAATTTACCCACAGGATTAAACCTTCCTGCTAATAAATTAGCTGCATGCAAAGCACGTTTTTTTGACACTTCATTTTCTGTAATTCGATAGTTTTCTACAGAAGAATACAACCACATAAATCCAACATCATGGTGCAGACCATAATATTGCTCAAAACAAATATCTAAATCTCCTTCTATACGTTCTGCTATTTCTCTATATTTTTCAATTTTTGTTTCATTATACGTTAACCATAACATTCCTGGCCAAAATCCATTTGTCCAACAGTTAATGCCATCTGCAATCGTTTTGGGTATCGCTGTTTTTTTATCATCATAATGATCAGTAACACATCGGGAGGGTATTTTATCATCAATCTGATCACTCATCCACTTCATTTTATCTTCTATCTTCTCTGCAACCGTATTCACCCATTTTGTAGTTTCTAAACTTAGCATATTTCCTCCTGTTGGATTGGTTTCAAATTCATTTCTATTTGTATTTTTTTCTCTTTTATCAGTTGTACTTTATAAATTTTGTGATTAATTAATGAATGACCTTTTACTGAAATAACCTTATCTGGCATAATTAAATCAATTAAGCTATCCTTTTTAATTGCTTTTAGTTCCACAATACTTTTACCGCTACTATAATCCCATTCAATAGAAACTTCGATTCCACCTCTAGCCAAGAGGTTTTCCACTTTTCCTTTTTTCCATTTATTAGGCAATGAGGGTAAAATACTAATTTGTCCAGGTATTGAAAACATTAACATTTCATTAATCGCTGAACACCATCCCATATTTGCATCTAACTGAATTGGAGCCCAATCCATATCGACACCAATTCCCATATTTCTCCAATCATTATGTGTTGTATAAAAATTATTTAAAACACAAGAACGGCTCATTATTTCTAAGCATTCTAAAGCCATATCTCCTTCTCCCATACGCGCATAATTATTAGCCATATGAGCTAATGACCACCCCGATTGTTCTTTTAGACCTATTATTAATCGTTTTCTTACAGCTGTAACAAAGGCCTGAAATAAACTCGGATCGCTTTCTTTTGTTACCTCAATTCCCGGAAAAACCGGATATATATGAGATTCATGTCGATGATGATAATTATCTTCAAAAAATGCATGCATCCATTCTTTAACTGCTCCGTCTTCGTTGATTTCATATGGCGGAATACGTTCGAGCATTTCTTCCCATTTTTTTATGTTTTCTGCATACATGTTAACTTCTTTGGAACCGTTAATCAGATTTGTCAAAACTTCTTTTGCTATGGCAAAATCCATTGTTGCATTTATTGTCGTTTCCATATCTTTCTCACTACCATTCATTCCTTCTCCATACCAATAATTTCCTGGTGTATTTTCTGGTGAATTGGATGGACTACTTATAAAATATCCTCTTTCATCGATCACAAAAAAATCTTCATAAAAAAGTGCTACTTCTTTCATAAAAGGCAATGCTCTCTTCGCTAAAAACTCTATATCTTGAGTAAATAAATAGTAGTCATAATAATGCTGAGCCAGCCACCCCGCACCACCTGTCCAATGGATGATGTGGGGTAAAATTAATTTTAATAAACCTGATTCTGGAGTTGTCGGAGCCGGAATATAAATACCTCTACAACCATATATTTTTTTTGCATTTTCTTTAAAGTCATCAATCATCTTTTCGTAATAATCAAAAAGTGCAAGTAATAATTCCGGCATATTTCCTGAAAGGGCATGCCAGTATATCATTGCAACATTTTCATTTAGCATATTAAAAGCCCACATTCCTTGGTATTCGCCACACCATAATCCATAAAGATGACAGGGATTCCCCCCTGATTTTGAACTAGAAATAAGCAAATAACGACCAAATGCCCATATTTTTTCAACTAAAGCTGTTGGAACTTGATTATTATAGGCTTCCATTAAAAGAGCTTCATTCGTCATTTCTCTATTGTCTGCATATAAGTCGAGTTTTGTAGAATCAAATAATTTTTTATGAATATCTTCATGTTTTTGAAGTAGTTTTTCATAAGAGTCTGAAACTATATTTAATTTTTCAGTTGCATTTTTCCATGCTTCAGACCTTTCAGACTTTATAAACACTTTAATTAAAACTAGAATTTCTTGTGAATCTTCTACCCAAAGTTCTTTATTTATATGCTTCTTGTGGTTAGCAAAAATTTTTGCAACTGCTCCGAAGTCTGTTCCATCATCATTTGTTGCTGCATAATACAAAAAATCTTCTTTACCTTTTCTTTCAAGGTTTTGTGGTAAATATTCTTCAAGATTTTTAGTTACTTTAATAGTTGCATTATCTGCTTGATACATAGCATCTCTACGGTCATGTAAATCAAAAAATAATTTCGCTTTATTAATAACTCCACCTTCTGAAGAAATTTTGCATACAATAATATTGTCATCTCTTGAAACAAAGACATGACGATGATAATTGATACCACCATCAAACCACTCTACTTTAACTTCTCCATTCTCCATATTTAATTGCCGACTATATTTTTTAAAGGCATGTTCTGCTGGCATAATAATCTTTAAATCTCCTAGAGGTAAGGGCGAAGCCATTTGAGGGTTGTATTCCTTCTCTACAAATGCATCTGCAATTATATTCCTTGCCTGTCTAGGCTCACCTATATTTAATAAATCTCTAACTTTCGGTAGTTGGTCACTAACATTTGGCATACTTGGCGTTTTCCCTTTCCACCAAAGATCTGTATGCGTCAACATAACTGTCTCTTCATATGTTCCGCCATATACAGCTGCACCAATTTCTCCATTTCCACTGGGCAGTGCTTCTCTCCACATTGCTTTCCACCATCTCGCCGGATAGCTCATTTTCAAAATATTTTTATTCATGTTTTTTCTCCTAAACATCAAACACTTTTTATAAAAATGCCTAAAAATACATAACTCGGCTTTCAGTGATCAAAATATCATACTGAAATCCGATTTATATATAGTCCTTTATATTTATTTTTTACCACAAATAGATATCATTTTCCTTTAATTTAAAAATCGCTTCTATGAAGAAAAAATCTCCATAAGTCATTGTGATATGATGATTATGTCCTTCTCCATGATAGGAGGACGTACAATTTTGAATAATTGCATCACATTCTTTAGTCCAATCACAACGCTTCTCACTTAAAGCTCTTAACATTTTTATAGCCGCATCCAAATATAAATCTTTCTCATGCTCATTAACCACTTTTGAAATTTCAATTAATCCACAGGCGGCAATTCCAGCTGCACTGGAATCTTCAATTGCAGATTCTTTTGGCATTCTAAAATCTTGAGGAATGAGCCCATTTTCAGGAATATTAGCTATGAAATAATGGGCTACACGCTTTGCAGTTTCTAAATATTGTTCATTTTTTGTGTGTATATAACTCATCATAAATCCATATAAAGCCCATGATTGTCCCCGTGCCCATGCGGACCCATTCGAATACCCTTGTCCTCCATATGTCGTTACTTTACCCCCAATCATGGGATCAAATTCAACAATATGCTCTGATGATCCGTCAGGTCGAATAAAATTTTCCATTACTGTATCTGCGTGCATTGTTGCTATGTGATAAAAACGCGGATCTTTTATTTCTTCATACGCCCAATATAGAAGAGGAATATTAAGCATGCAATCAATTATAGCCCAGCCTGTTGTATCCTGAGTACGTAAAGTACCATCCCAGGCACGAATAAATTTACCAATTGGATTAAATCTTCCTGCAAGAATATTTGCTGCATGCAAGCCACGTCGTCTTCCTTCTTTATCACCCGTAATTTTATAGTTTGCAATCGACGAAAGCAACCACATAAAACCTACATCATGATGAATCCCATAAAATTTATCAAAACATTCGTCTAGCCATATATCTGTTTTTTTTGCCGTTATTGCATATTTTTCTTGTCCTGTTTCATGATACATTAGCCAATTCATTCCCGCCCAAAAACCATTCGTCCACCAACTAATTCCATCTGAATCAACACCACTTTTATTTATTCGACGATTATCATGCACTCCCTCAAAAGTTGTATATGGAATTTTTTCTCTTGATTTTTCAGTGACCCATGACATTTTAGTATGTATTTTTCCAACAATCTCATCTAACCATATTTTATCTCCATTTTTTAACATTTATATATCTCCTTTTTATTTTGAATTTTATTGTTTAACCTTTTGCTGCACCTGCTGAAATACCTTTTACGAAATATTTTTGTAAGCTTACAAATACAATAAATACGGGAATAATACTACACAAAACTCCAGCAAAAAGTATATCCCAACGTGCTCCGAATTGATCAACAAATTGATAAATTTCTACATTAATTGTTTTAGGTTTGCTCGAAGGCAAAACTAGCATGGGCATTAGAAAATCATTCCATATTCCCAAACCATTCAGAATAACCATAGAAGCTGTAACCGGTTTGAGCAAAGGAAATACTATTTGCCAAAATGTTTTAAAACTATTGCATCCATCTATTTTAGCTGCTTCTTCTATTTCTCTAGGAACTCCTTTTAAAAAACTTGTAAATAGAAGCACACCAAAAGGTATTGCTCCCGATACATAGATAAGAATAGGGCCATAAAAAGTTCCAAATAACCCGATAAACTTTAATTGTCTAAATAAAGGAATCATATATACAGTAAATGGTACCATCATCGCCGCAAGAAAATATGTATAAATCCAACTTCCTACTCTTTTATTCGTTCGCTCGATTCCATATGCAGCCATAGGAATAATAAACAATATACACAATTCAGCTGCTATTGTTAATAAAGCACTATTCAAAAACGCTTTTGGGAAATCCGTTTTAGCAAGCAAAAATTTAAAGTTTTCTAAATAAAAGAAGCTTTCAGGTAATGCAACCGGATCTCGCATTATTTCTCCATTTGGTTTAAAAGCCGAAATAAAACTAATGTAAAACGGAGAAATATATAAGAGTACTGCTATAAGAATAAATACAAATAAACCCCAACTTAATATTTTACTTTTCATTATAACTGCACCTCTCTTTTCTTAAGAACTGTTACCTGGAATATAGAAATAATGAGCAATAGTACAAATAGTGCAAGCGCTAATGCTGTTCCATAACCTTGTTGTAGTTCGGCAAATGCAACTTTATATACTAAGTACGAAATATTTTCTGTAGAAAAACCAGGTCCACCATCTGTCATAGCAACAATAACATCAAAAGCTTTCATACCATTAATTAAGGCTAATGTCATATTTATTGTAAAAGAACCCGCTAATAACGGAAACGTAATATATCGAAACCTTTGTAAACTCGATGCTCCGTCAATCTTTGACGATTCCACCAATTCTTTAGGTATACCTTGTAATCCAGCGAGGTAAATAATCATATAGTATCCTGCAAATCTCCACACTAAAACAAGTATAATTGCTATTAATGCATTTGGCATCTTTCCTAAGTAATCTACCGACTCAAGTCCGAACATATTAAGAATATAATTAATAATACCGAAACTGTAATTAAACATGATCCCCCATGTTAATCCGGCAATAACACCACTAATTAAAACCGGTAAATAAAAAGCACTTCTAAAAAAGTTTTTCCCTTTAGCTACGTTATCTACGAAAAGAGCTAATGCTAAAGATACAATATTTACTAATATAGTAAAACCAAAACCAATAATCAAAGTGTTTGTAAGTGCATTAATTGCCCGTTCATTAGTAATCATAACTTTAAAGTTATATAAACCCACATACTCTAAATCAGGAGAAATTCCATCCCAATTTGTCAGTGCTAAGTTAAAACTGTTAACAACAGGATAGGTAATGAACACTGTAAATAAAATAAATGCAGGTAATATAAAATACAAATATCCCCGTTCTTGTCTTGTGATTTTTTTAAACATTTTTTCCTCCTTCTAATATCTCTTTATTATATATCTATTTTATCATAGTCCAATATCCTTACAGTTTACTTTCTTCA
This sequence is a window from Vallitaleaceae bacterium 9-2. Protein-coding genes within it:
- a CDS encoding sulfatase-like hydrolase/transferase, which produces MRIVFIDIDTLRPDHMGCYGYHRDTTSNIDIIAKEGVLFNNYYTSDAPCLPSRAALISRIFCFRNGAVGHGGTAADRRLTGKTREIILTMFVFIIFLELLDSILHPLVLLLNVTAWWFNAGLNETYNVGGQGMESGEEVIPHALDW
- a CDS encoding sulfatase-like hydrolase/transferase, which translates into the protein MTSDHGENMDELGIYAEHGTADHATCHIPMIIKWPGLKKGIVDNSLHYSLDLLPTMADLLNTKHWNHWDGLSYSQTLEKALY
- a CDS encoding glycoside hydrolase family 88 protein; the protein is MLSLETTKWVNTVAEKIEDKMKWMSDQIDDKIPSRCVTDHYDDKKTAIPKTIADGINCWTNGFWPGMLWLTYNETKIEKYREIAERIEGDLDICFEQYYGLHHDVGFMWLYSSVENYRITENEVSKKRALHAANLLAGRFNPVGKFIRAWNDIKDEDATGWAIIDCMMNIPLLYWATEETNDPRFKHIAIMHADTVMESFIREDGSSEHIVGFDPWTGEKVKTYRGQGYALGSSWTRGQAWALYGFILSYKYTQKIEYLDMAKRIAYYFMANIPENGIIPIDFKQANDSMREDSSAATIAASGLIDIAIALDGNDNQIYLEKAIKLLRTLDEERCDWSKNKEGIVTRCSGSYHSDLEYMSLIYGDYYFMEAMYKLKNISKQ
- a CDS encoding glycoside hydrolase N-terminal domain-containing protein; the protein is MNKNILKMSYPARWWKAMWREALPSGNGEIGAAVYGGTYEETVMLTHTDLWWKGKTPSMPNVSDQLPKVRDLLNIGEPRQARNIIADAFVEKEYNPQMASPLPLGDLKIIMPAEHAFKKYSRQLNMENGEVKVEWFDGGINYHRHVFVSRDDNIIVCKISSEGGVINKAKLFFDLHDRRDAMYQADNATIKVTKNLEEYLPQNLERKGKEDFLYYAATNDDGTDFGAVAKIFANHKKHINKELWVEDSQEILVLIKVFIKSERSEAWKNATEKLNIVSDSYEKLLQKHEDIHKKLFDSTKLDLYADNREMTNEALLMEAYNNQVPTALVEKIWAFGRYLLISSSKSGGNPCHLYGLWCGEYQGMWAFNMLNENVAMIYWHALSGNMPELLLALFDYYEKMIDDFKENAKKIYGCRGIYIPAPTTPESGLLKLILPHIIHWTGGAGWLAQHYYDYYLFTQDIEFLAKRALPFMKEVALFYEDFFVIDERGYFISSPSNSPENTPGNYWYGEGMNGSEKDMETTINATMDFAIAKEVLTNLINGSKEVNMYAENIKKWEEMLERIPPYEINEDGAVKEWMHAFFEDNYHHRHESHIYPVFPGIEVTKESDPSLFQAFVTAVRKRLIIGLKEQSGWSLAHMANNYARMGEGDMALECLEIMSRSCVLNNFYTTHNDWRNMGIGVDMDWAPIQLDANMGWCSAINEMLMFSIPGQISILPSLPNKWKKGKVENLLARGGIEVSIEWDYSSGKSIVELKAIKKDSLIDLIMPDKVISVKGHSLINHKIYKVQLIKEKKIQIEMNLKPIQQEEIC
- a CDS encoding glycoside hydrolase family 88 protein, which codes for MLKNGDKIWLDEIVGKIHTKMSWVTEKSREKIPYTTFEGVHDNRRINKSGVDSDGISWWTNGFWAGMNWLMYHETGQEKYAITAKKTDIWLDECFDKFYGIHHDVGFMWLLSSIANYKITGDKEGRRRGLHAANILAGRFNPIGKFIRAWDGTLRTQDTTGWAIIDCMLNIPLLYWAYEEIKDPRFYHIATMHADTVMENFIRPDGSSEHIVEFDPMIGGKVTTYGGQGYSNGSAWARGQSWALYGFMMSYIHTKNEQYLETAKRVAHYFIANIPENGLIPQDFRMPKESAIEDSSAAGIAACGLIEISKVVNEHEKDLYLDAAIKMLRALSEKRCDWTKECDAIIQNCTSSYHGEGHNHHITMTYGDFFFIEAIFKLKENDIYLW
- a CDS encoding carbohydrate ABC transporter permease, producing MKSKILSWGLFVFILIAVLLYISPFYISFISAFKPNGEIMRDPVALPESFFYLENFKFLLAKTDFPKAFLNSALLTIAAELCILFIIPMAAYGIERTNKRVGSWIYTYFLAAMMVPFTVYMIPLFRQLKFIGLFGTFYGPILIYVSGAIPFGVLLFTSFLKGVPREIEEAAKIDGCNSFKTFWQIVFPLLKPVTASMVILNGLGIWNDFLMPMLVLPSSKPKTINVEIYQFVDQFGARWDILFAGVLCSIIPVFIVFVSLQKYFVKGISAGAAKG
- a CDS encoding sugar ABC transporter permease, with product MFKKITRQERGYLYFILPAFILFTVFITYPVVNSFNLALTNWDGISPDLEYVGLYNFKVMITNERAINALTNTLIIGFGFTILVNIVSLALALFVDNVAKGKNFFRSAFYLPVLISGVIAGLTWGIMFNYSFGIINYILNMFGLESVDYLGKMPNALIAIILVLVWRFAGYYMIIYLAGLQGIPKELVESSKIDGASSLQRFRYITFPLLAGSFTINMTLALINGMKAFDVIVAMTDGGPGFSTENISYLVYKVAFAELQQGYGTALALALFVLLLIISIFQVTVLKKREVQL